GTCCCCACTGGCTTTCAGCTTGCCGCTCATGAAGGCCTGCATGCCGTTCAGCTCTTTATTAACCATAGCCAGCCAGGTTTCTGCGGCCATGGTCAAGGTGACGGTCGGGGAAGCATGGGTTCCCTCGGCTACATTACAGGTCCCCTCTTTAACTTCCACATACCATTTGCCTCCGCCCTCGCCGGTGATATCATACTGAAAGACCACATTCAGACCTGCAGCGGCACTGGCGTTAAAAACACCGGGCATTCCATCAAACACCTCTTTCACGTTGGTAAAAGCCATTTTTTCTTCCTCCTTTTGGTTGGTTTTGGGGATATTTCCCTGATTGAGATACAAGACGCAAGTTGCAACAAGAACCAATAGATCCGGATGGTTCTTTGTGTCGTGCATCCAGCTTCATTTCCCTTTAAACTTCGGCTCCCTTTTTTCAACAAAGGCCGTCATCCCTTCCCTGGCATCTTCCGTAGTAATGACGCGTCCCAGGGCTTCGCACAGATAATCCACCGATTTTTCAAAAGGCATATCCATCATGGTGGTGAAAGCCTCTTTGCCGATCCGCAACCCAATGGGACTCTTTGAGACCAGGGCTTTCAAGATGACGTCTACTTCTTCGGAAAGCTTTTCAGGCTCCACTGCCCGGCTGATCAGGCCGATCTGTTCGGCTTCCAGGGCATTAACTTTGCGGCCGGTCAGGACCATCTCCATGGCCTTTTTGGAACCTACCTGACGCATCAGGAGTGCCCCGACCATCATGGGGAATATACCAACATTGACCTCCGGCGTCCAGAAATAAACGTCCTTTCGGGCAATAACAATATCGCAGGAAAGCATCAACCCAAAACCGCCGGCCAGGCAGGCCCCGTTGACTTTAGCCAAGAGGGGCTTGCCGAAACGGACCATTTTTTTAAGAAGGGAGGCATAATTT
This sequence is a window from Deltaproteobacteria bacterium. Protein-coding genes within it:
- a CDS encoding enoyl-CoA hydratase/isomerase family protein, which codes for MTEDLLYEVNNQVAFMTINRESRRNAISQEMITAFHEFLDQADQDEGIRAVCITGAGDKAFCSGADLVVSLKRQGEDPLTGARNYASLLKKMVRFGKPLLAKVNGACLAGGFGLMLSCDIVIARKDVYFWTPEVNVGIFPMMVGALLMRQVGSKKAMEMVLTGRKVNALEAEQIGLISRAVEPEKLSEEVDVILKALVSKSPIGLRIGKEAFTTMMDMPFEKSVDYLCEALGRVITTEDAREGMTAFVEKREPKFKGK
- a CDS encoding SCP2 sterol-binding domain-containing protein, whose protein sequence is MAFTNVKEVFDGMPGVFNASAAAGLNVVFQYDITGEGGGKWYVEVKEGTCNVAEGTHASPTVTLTMAAETWLAMVNKELNGMQAFMSGKLKASGDIMLAQRITQIFPL